AAGGCTATCCAGGTTAGACCCGAAGTAAAACTCTACCGTATCCACATTCCGAACAGCCCGCACCTCCGCCTCAAGGCGCACAAAACCCGCCACCAGCTCATTCGCTACCGGGTTCACCCAGTAAATTTCCGGGGCATTCGCCACCACCACCCGCAACGCGGCCTCCGCGCTGTTCCCCGAACCGTCCACCGCCCGGGCCCTCAGGGTCACCTCCCCATCCGGGTAAGCCGTGGTGTCCCAGCTAAAGGTGTAGGGCGCCGAGAGGACCTCCCCAAGCTTCGTGGACCCAGCGAAGAACTCCACCTTCGCCACACCCACGTTGTCCGTGGCCTCCACCTCTAGCGTCACCGTGCCAGACACCTGCGCCCCGTCCGCAGGCCGCCGCCACACCACCACGGGCGCCTGCCGGTCCCGGTTCGCCACCACCACCCGCAACGCGGCCTCCGCGCTGTTCCCCGAACCGTCCACCGCCCGGGCCCTCAGGGTCACCTCCCCATCCGGGTAAGCCGTGGTGTCCCAGCTAAAGGTGTAGGGCGCCGAGAGGACCTCCCCAAGCTTCGTGGACCCAGCGAAGAACTCCACCTTCGCCACACCCACGTTGTCCGTGGCCTCCACCTCCAGCGTCACCGTGCCAGACACCTGCGCCCCGTCCGCAGGCCGCCGCCACACCACCACGGGCGCCTGCCGGTCCACCACAAGGTTTAAGGGCTCACGCTTCTCATTCCCCGCCCGGTCCTTGGCAACCACATAGAAAGGAACCCGCTCTCGCAAGGTGCTGACATCAAAGGTCAGGCTGTATTCATTAGCGGCAGTAAGGGTTCCCGTAGCAACTACATCGTTTCCTTGCAGAAGAAGAACCTCTTGAATCCCAGATAATCTATCGGTCGCCCTTATACGTATAGAAGCCGAACCCTGAGCCAGAAGGGATGGAAGAGGCTCTAGTATGGCGACTTCAGGAGGTTCACGGTCCAAGGTAAAGGTGACCTCCGGGCTACTAATCTCCGTCCCACTCCCCTGCAACCTGGTTTGGGCTTTCAGCGTGTATTGCCCTGAGGGCAGGGTGGTGGGCAACTGCCCAACCCAAACACCGCGCTCGGGAGCAAGTGTCAGGGATCCACTGCTTGCTCCTCTATATGTCAAGCTGACCTGAGTTACAGTAGTTCCCGTAGCCGAAGCTTTGACCTCAACGCGCAGGTCATTGGTAAACACCCCTTGCGCAGGACGGTTGATCCCCAAGGAAACACGAGCGTTGGCATCCGAGGACGAAGCTCCCTGCCAGTTGCAGCCGAAAAGAAGCCCCAAAAGGCCTAACAGGAATCCCTGCTGAAACCATTTCGGCATCTCGCCCTCCCTGTTACTTCAAGGGAAACTTGATCTGGTACTCCTGGGTCCAGGACCGCTCTTCCCCGTTTGTGAGTCGGGCATACCAGGTAACCCGGGCACGCCAGTTAAGGGGTGCTCCCTGGCTCAAATGCTCGGCAGCTACAGAGCCATCCAGGGAGAAGCGGAAGGGCTCAGAGCGGTTCCACCTATACCGCACCTGCCCGTCCACTTCCTCCCGCCCTGGGGGAAAAGGGAACCCCACCGAGCCGCTTCCCAAGGAAGCTCCTGGAAGAATCTCGTTCCCGCTGTCATCCAGGTAAACGTACTCGTAGCGCTCCAATACCCCCTCTGGAGCACCGGGGGCCACCTCCACTACCGCATTGTTGCCTACAACGACAATCCGCCCTTGATCGTCTACTTCGTAGCCCAACTGCGGGGGATCTAGGCGAACCCGATAAGGCTCGGGATTGAAAAAAACCTGTCCACATCCAGCCAGAAAAACCATCAGGGCACCAAATATAAAGGCCATTTTACGCATACGCTCCCCCTTCATCCCATCATCTCCTCTCCCCACTTGGGGTTCAGTATAAAGAAGGCCAGCCGGGTAAGTCCAGCCAGGAAGTCCACGTTCTCCACCGCCACCCCCTTGGGCACCTCGAGGACCACCGGGGCGAAGTTCAGAATGCCTTTGATCCCGGCCTGCACCAGCTGGTCCGCCGCCTCCTGGGCGGCTTCCCTAGGCACGGCGAGGAGGGCGACCTCTATCCGCCCCGGGACCCTCTGGGGCAGGGCCTCCATGGGCTCAATCACCCCGCCCCTCACGGGCTTGCCGATCTTCTCCGGGTCCACGTCAAAGAAACCCCGGAGCTCAAAGGTGGCCCCAAAGCCGGGGTAGTCGGCCAGGGCGCTCCCCAAGCGGCCCATGCCCACGATGCCGAGGCCCCACCTGCGGTTTAAGCCCAGGATGTGGCGCAGTTCCCGCTTGAGCACAGGCACCGTGTACCCCACCCCCCGGGTGCCGTAGGAGCCAAAGTAGGAGAGGTCCTTGCGCACCTGGAAGGCGGTCACCTGGGCCTCCTCGGCCAACTGCTCCGAGCTCGTGCGGTGGACCCCTTTGGTCTCAAGCTCCTCCAGGATGCGCAGGTAGGTGATGAGGCGGCTAATGGCGGCGCTGGGAACCTTCATGGCACCTCCAAGGCCGTAAGGCCCAAAGCGGCTAAGCGGGCCTCCACCGACTCCCTTTCCTCGGGGGAAACGGGACCCACCCGCACCCGGTAGAACCCGTCCCTCGCCAGGACCACCGGAAGCCCCATCTCCCTAAGCCTGCCCGCCAGGGCCAGGGCGTTCTCCTCCCTTTGGAAGGCCCCCACCTGGAGGTACAGGCTTCCCCCAGCAGGAGGGGGGGGGCCCTGCCCCCGGTAGACCTGGGCCCCGTAGGCCTGGAGGGCCTCGGCCACCTGCCGAGCCTCGGGCTCGCTGGCGTAAGGGCCCACCACCACCCGGGTGAGGTTGCCAGCGGCCTCGAGGCGCACCGGATACCCTTTCTGGGAGAGCTCCCGGGAAAGCCGCAGGGCGTTTTCCGGGTTGGCGAAGGCCCCCACGGCCACCCGGTAGCTCCCGCCGGACCTGGGCGTCATGGGAGGGGCCTCGGCCCGTGGCCTAGCGGGGGAGACCTCTTGGGGCCTGGGCTCCGGTGGGGCCTCCTGAGGCCTCTCCAGAGGGGCCTGGGGCAGGGGGATGACGGTGACCACGGGCTCGGGAGGCCTAGCCTCCTGGGGGGGGACAGGGAGGGGTTGGGACGCCGGAGGAGGGGGCGGGGCCGCCTGGGGGCGGGCGAAGGGGTTGATGCCGATCAGGTAAAGGACGATGCCCGCGGCCACCAGGGCGATGAGGAGGAAGATGAGGGCGTCCAGCCAGTTCTCCCTAAACCAGCGCATCCTACCTCCTGAGAAGGGCCTGGGCCTCCTTGGAGCCCAAGGCGGCCGCCTGCCTGAGGGCCCGCTCCGCCTCCCCTTCCCGCCCCAAGGCCTTCAGGGCCAGACCCAGGTTGTACCAGGCCGCGGCCTCCCGGGGGGTACGCCCCAGGACCTCCCGCAGGAGGATCTCGGCCTCGCCGTAACGCCTCAGGACCAGAAGGCCCGCCGCCAGGTTGGCTCCCACCCCCGGGTCCCGTCCCACCTCGTAGACGGGGCGAAGGAGGGCCACCGCTTCCTCCGCCCGACCCAGCTCCAGGAGGATGGCCCCCCGGAGGGCCTGGGCCTCGAGGGCCCCGTTCCCATCCAAAAGCCTGAGGGCATCCTCCCTGGCCCCCAAGGCGTAAGCCGCCTGG
The genomic region above belongs to Thermus sediminis and contains:
- a CDS encoding redox-sensing transcriptional repressor Rex, whose product is MKVPSAAISRLITYLRILEELETKGVHRTSSEQLAEEAQVTAFQVRKDLSYFGSYGTRGVGYTVPVLKRELRHILGLNRRWGLGIVGMGRLGSALADYPGFGATFELRGFFDVDPEKIGKPVRGGVIEPMEALPQRVPGRIEVALLAVPREAAQEAADQLVQAGIKGILNFAPVVLEVPKGVAVENVDFLAGLTRLAFFILNPKWGEEMMG
- a CDS encoding Ig-like domain-containing protein produces the protein MPKWFQQGFLLGLLGLLFGCNWQGASSSDANARVSLGINRPAQGVFTNDLRVEVKASATGTTVTQVSLTYRGASSGSLTLAPERGVWVGQLPTTLPSGQYTLKAQTRLQGSGTEISSPEVTFTLDREPPEVAILEPLPSLLAQGSASIRIRATDRLSGIQEVLLLQGNDVVATGTLTAANEYSLTFDVSTLRERVPFYVVAKDRAGNEKREPLNLVVDRQAPVVVWRRPADGAQVSGTVTLEVEATDNVGVAKVEFFAGSTKLGEVLSAPYTFSWDTTAYPDGEVTLRARAVDGSGNSAEAALRVVVANRDRQAPVVVWRRPADGAQVSGTVTLEVEATDNVGVAKVEFFAGSTKLGEVLSAPYTFSWDTTAYPDGEVTLRARAVDGSGNSAEAALRVVVANAPEIYWVNPVANELVAGFVRLEAEVRAVRNVDTVEFYFGSNLDSLSKIPGTPTVSGSLYSLAWDVLRVTPGVYFLKAVVIDVAGARDEAVIPVQVGSAFVLDSPSDGDQVGPGANRTIVAVTVGVRGTLPPGVSITQVEVYINGYLVGTAVRQTAGDGSEVYVFSWDTQIPSLGHDPNAPGDRVITARVYYTGGDTFTNGVRVLYLP
- a CDS encoding SPOR domain-containing protein — encoded protein: MRWFRENWLDALIFLLIALVAAGIVLYLIGINPFARPQAAPPPPPASQPLPVPPQEARPPEPVVTVIPLPQAPLERPQEAPPEPRPQEVSPARPRAEAPPMTPRSGGSYRVAVGAFANPENALRLSRELSQKGYPVRLEAAGNLTRVVVGPYASEPEARQVAEALQAYGAQVYRGQGPPPPAGGSLYLQVGAFQREENALALAGRLREMGLPVVLARDGFYRVRVGPVSPEERESVEARLAALGLTALEVP